The sequence TTCCTGATGAATAAGTACATCGCATTCAGGAAGAAGAGTGATTTCTTCAGGCACCTCTTCCGCTTCTTCATCGTGGATATGGCAAATATCCTTGTGGGTGCGATCGCCCTCTACATGCTGGTGGATGGATTGGGGACGGAAAAACAGGTGGCGAAACTCCTGACGATGGGCATGGTCGTTCTATGGAATTTCTTCATCTACAAGTTCTTCGTCTACGTATGACGAAGACCGTTTGCGCCTTCGGCTACTTTGACCTCGAGGGACAGCGCTCTTGGGTGATCCGGAAGGGATTGGAGGAATCTGGATGCACCGTGTCCCTCTGTCGGACCGACGCGCGCGGCTTCTGGCCGAAAGTGTGCGACCTGCGAAGAAAGTGGAAGAGCCTCGACGGCGCAACTGACGCCCTCTATGTCGTGTTCCCCGGCCACTACCTGATGCCACTCGCCTGGTGGCTCGCGCGCAGAAAGAGCATCCCTGTAATCCTCGATGTCTTCATTTCGCTCTACGAAACGGAAGTCGAAGACCGGGCCCGTATCAGCGGGTGGCATCCGAAGGCGTGGATGTTGTGGCTGATTGATTGGATGGCCTGCGCGCTCGCGAACGTGATCCTCATCGACACTGAGGAGCACCGGGATTTTTTCGTGAGGCGCTACCGCATCCCGCGTGAGAAATTCCTCGTGATCCCCGTCGGTTGCAGGACGGACATCTTCACACCGCGGGCGGCTCTGCAGGAACAGGGATCGTTCCTCGTCCGTTTCCACGGCTCGTTCATACCCCTGCACGGCATCGAGGTTATCCTCGGTGCGGCCCGGGAACTGAAGGACGATGACGTCATGTTTGAACTCGCTGGAAAAGGGCAGACACTCAGAGTAATGCAGGAAGGTGCGGAGGGAATCGCAAACGTCCGGTTTGCGGGGATGAAGACACTTGGGGAAATCCCAGATTTCATCGCGGGAGCGGACGCGTGCCTCGGTATCTTCGGAACCGGAGCCAAGGCCCGGCGCGTAGTTCCCACCAAGGCTTTCGAAATCATTGCGATGGGTAAACCGCTCCTGACCGCACGAACTCCTGCCTCCGAGCGGATCTTCCGGGACCGGGCGAGCGCACTGTTGACCACGCCCGGCGATGCGCATGATTTGGCAGAGAAGATCCGGGAGCTCAAAACAAACTCCCATCTCGCCGACTTGATCGCGCAGAACGGTCGAGCCCTCTTCCTCGCACAATTCCAGCCCCGCACAGTGGTGGAACCGCTTATGGCCTGGCTCCGTTCACGCTAAACAGCACCCAATTGCCCGCATCCTCCTCCACTTTCGTCAGCGGAACCTTGAGGCGCTTCACGTCCCACTCCGGTTTGCGCCGCACATCCCACAGCACGTACTGCACACCGTACTGTTTCAGCGCAGCCCCGGGATCGGCATCGACCGCTGCACACTCGCGCTCCACCAGCGCCACTTCGCGCTCCCGTGCATCCGTTCCGCGGTTGGCCGCGTTCGCGTCGGGCCACACCAAATGGATCTGTTCGGGGATTCGTCGCTGCTCATTTGTGAGAGGCCCCTGCGTGATGCAGTAGCGCCGGGCAATCTCCTCATGTGGCATCAGGGCACTCTCGAGGTAGATGGAGGTGAGGATATCGTGATGCGTTTCAATGGAGACGAACCCGGATGTGGATTCATCCGAAAGAATGACGGAGCGAGGCAAGCGGTCTAAGACCGGCAGGAGAGTGACAAAATGCTGTTCCGTAAAATGCGTATGATTAATGACGAATTGTTTATAAACATGGCGGTTATCCCACGTCGTGCCGCTCAGCATTACAGCTCCGCAGAGGAAAGGAATGACGAGCCTACGACTGAAGAAGAGGGATCCTAAGAGCAGGGAACAGACGGCCCCCAGTGCGATCGCGAAAGTGAAATGGGAGACGAAGGCGATGACATGGCCATGAAGGAGCTGCTGGTGCATGCCGATCCACACGGCCACGGGAACGAGAATGGCATACCGGTGGCTTCCGCGGAGCTTCGGGAACCGCCACGCAGCCATGAGCAGACCCAGGGACATGCCGAGAAAGAGGATGGAGTAGACCCAGGATTCGGGCCGGCGCATGAGGTACATCCCCTGGCGAAAGGCGACCTGCTCGTAGAGTGGATGTTGCATGAGGTGCAGGATGCGCACGGCAAAGAACCCCGCGACGACAAGCCCCACACTGATAAGAAGCAGGAGCATACCGAAACGCGAGTGACGAATGGACTGCCTTGGACGCATGCGCCACCACGCGATGGCCTCCCACACGAACAATGCGCCCACATAGCTCCAGGCGATCATCCAGCTCCACAGGTATACGCCAACAAGTGCGCCGAGCAGGGCTCCCCCAAGCACGGCAAAGACTATTTTTCTCCGTTCGAGCGCCAGCATCATCAACAGAATGGTGATGAGGACCAAGAGGAAACTCGTGCGTTGGTGTACGGGGCGGTTGAGCGAATAGAGGAGAGGCACAACGAAGAGAAAAACACCGGCAAGAGAACGCGGACGGGAAAATCCGGTAAGACGAAAGAAAGCGAAGAGCGCGAAGAAGAGGAGTATGGGAATCACCGAATCCATCACCTGGGCGACGGTCGCCGCCCGCCATCCTGTCCACCCGAAAAGCAGGCCCTCCACCTGCTCGATGGGCGCCAGATGCATGCCGGGCATGTAGGGGTCTCCCAGATACGGCTGTGCGGACTGTTCGGGCCGGCCAGTGAGCGCCTCCTCGATGCGCGCGAGGTACTGGTACTCATCCGAATTGAGGTGCACGAGAATCCCCTGCGACTCCGGCTGCATCAGGTACAGAAACTGCGGTACCTGCAGAAACGCCCCCAGCAGGAGCGCGCAACCGGAAACAATGAGGACCCACTTCGTGCGATCGGCCATGAGAAGAGAATATCAGATTCTCACAGTAAACCGAGCCGGACCCTGAGCATCATGAGTAACCCCTTCCAGGCGTCAGAGAAACGGATTTTCTTTCCCTCCTCCACGGTGCGGGGATGGTACGAAATGGGCACCTCGATGACGGGAATGCCGCGCTTCAGGCACTTCGCGCTGATCTCCGCCTCCATTTCAAAGCCGTTCGACCGGAGGGCGAGGGATTGAAAGATCTCTATGGGGAGCAGCTTGTAGCAGGTGTAGGAATCGGTGACGCGCTTCAAGAAGAGCAGACTGAGCATGGCGCTCAATACCTTATTGCCCCACAGAAAACGCTGATAGAGGCAGGGGTTCGGCTTCAGAAATCGTGAGCCGAAGACGGCACACCCCGGAGCGGAAAGAGCTTTCTGAAGCAGCAGAGAAATTTCGGCAGGGTCATACTCCGTGTCCGCATCCTGGATGACCACGTAGCGGGCGCGCACGTGCGCAAGGCCCATGCGGATCGCATCGCCCTTGCCACCATTGGGCTTGGTGATGACTTGATCCTGTGGGCGGGCCAGGCGGCGGAGGATCTCGAGGGAGTGATCTTTCGATCCGTCATCCACAAAAATCACCTCAGTTCCGTCGCTGCAGGCCGCAAAAATGCGCGGTATGATCGCTTCGAGCGTGCGCTCTTCGTTGTAGACCGGAACGATAATGGCGAGATGGGGCATTTCCATACAAATGAACCATACGGCAAGGATGGCCGCATGGTCGCTCATCGGACACGGGGCTGCAAGATATTTGGCTTGGAGATTGAAGTCTTTGACGCTCCAGTCACAGCACTGTTACGCTCGCTGCATGCAGATGCGGATACAAAGGCGGGAGGTCTGGCTCCTGACGGCGATCGTCCTGCTCGGACTGACCCTGCGGATCTTCGCGCTCTCGTGGAATACATTCCCTCATGCCGACGTCGACGGTGATGCGATGGTCGGAGCGATCTTCCTCGAAACCGGCGGCCTCTGGATCGAACCGCCCGACCCCGCGACGGAGCGACATCCCTCCCTGTTCGCGAGAGATTCACGCGAGGGTACCCCATCACTACAGCACGGCCCCGTGTGGCTCCTGCTCGGTGCAGCTGCGACGAAGCTTTGGAGCGGCAGCACTCTCATGGATGTCTTCCTGAGTCTACGCATGCTCTCCGTCCTGTGCGGAACGGCAATGATCGGCATGGTCTGGATACTGGTGCGCCCGCTCGTCAGCAGAAAGGCGGCACTGTTTGCGGCTCTCTGGGTAAGCATCTCGTACCTCCTCATCGATTTCTCGGGCAACGGAGCCTTCTACGTATTGCAGGGCGCGCTCTACCTGCTGTGGATCTGGATCGCGCTTCAGAAACCCACACGCAAACGGGCGGCCGCTCTCGGCGCCGTATCCGGATTGACCTACCTCGTGAACTACCAGTCCATCATCCTCCTGCCGGCTGCCCTCCTGCTGGAACTGCTGCAATGCAGGCAGCAACGCGGATGCCTCCTGCGCATGGTGGTCGTCACGGCGGTGACGACACTTTGCGTCGCCCCCTGGCTCATCCGTAATGCGATCCTCGTGGGAGACCCGTTTGCTCACCACCTCGTAAATTCGAATTATATTTTCTCGAAGTCGGGCATACACGCCACCGTCGTGGACTACGTGTACCAGTTTCCGGGTACCTGGGAACGCACTGCTGCCATTCTCAGCATGATGCTCACCTCGTGGCTTCCCAATAACGCCTTCTACATCGCCCGCAAGCTCTTCATCCTCGCTCCTCTCGCGTTCATCTTCTTCAGTTACGGGCTCATTGACCAGACACTTTTGCATGAGCGCAGGAACCGCCTGCTGCCAGTGCTGATCCTCTTCGCCGCGCACTTCCTCGTCTCTGCGGGTTGGCCCATCACCAAGTTCCGCTACTTCGTGCCACTGCTCCCCTTAGTCTTCATCCTCTCGCTGGAGGCAATCGAACACCTGGTACCGCGCTTCAGAACGCAGACTTTGCTCCTCTCTCTGATCAGTGTGAGTTTCGTGCTCACCGCCGCGCTCACGTTCTTCTCGGTCCCCACCCACACCTACTACTACGACGGCGCCATCACCACCGATCCCTTCAGCGGCCGTGGAGAGTGGAACTACCTCAAGGATAACAATCTTCTGCCCTCTCCATGAAAACGCTCCGCATCATCCTGTACATCTTCATCACGGGCTGCCTGCTCTTCACCTTCGTGAACGGGGTGCTGATGAGACTTACCATTTGATGAGAAAAAAACAAACAAAACACCAACAGAAACAAACAAAATATCGGAAACCCGACTATGTGGCGGCTAAGCGTAAGGGGGTCATAGGCGGAGCGCTTTCTTTGGTACTTTCTTTGTCGCCCTGACAAAGAAAGTACAAACCTCACTCCATCTCCCTCGCCAGCCTCTCGATCAACTTCGGCAAATTGTGCTTTTCGAGGACTCTCCGCCGGAGCTCCTGACTCAACGTTGCCCTTTCTAAATCAGATAACTCCAAAATCTTCCGTGCAACCGAGGCAATGCTGTCATCCGTGGCTCGACATATTTCGGGAAGGATCTCCTGTGCCGCGTCACTGGAAGATACCACGGGGCACCCGCACGCCATCGCCTCCAGCACAGCTTTGTCCAACCCCCCGATACACGCGTGGAGCATTAGTTCCGCACGGCGGAGCAACTGCGGCATCTCAGATGGATCC is a genomic window of Candidatus Peribacter riflensis containing:
- a CDS encoding group 1 glycosyl transferase — translated: MTKTVCAFGYFDLEGQRSWVIRKGLEESGCTVSLCRTDARGFWPKVCDLRRKWKSLDGATDALYVVFPGHYLMPLAWWLARRKSIPVILDVFISLYETEVEDRARISGWHPKAWMLWLIDWMACALANVILIDTEEHRDFFVRRYRIPREKFLVIPVGCRTDIFTPRAALQEQGSFLVRFHGSFIPLHGIEVILGAARELKDDDVMFELAGKGQTLRVMQEGAEGIANVRFAGMKTLGEIPDFIAGADACLGIFGTGAKARRVVPTKAFEIIAMGKPLLTARTPASERIFRDRASALLTTPGDAHDLAEKIRELKTNSHLADLIAQNGRALFLAQFQPRTVVEPLMAWLRSR
- a CDS encoding Glycosyltransferase; the protein is MKTLRIILYIFITGCLLFTFVNGVLMRLTI
- a CDS encoding family 2 glycosyl transferase produces the protein MSDHAAILAVWFICMEMPHLAIIVPVYNEERTLEAIIPRIFAACSDGTEVIFVDDGSKDHSLEILRRLARPQDQVITKPNGGKGDAIRMGLAHVRARYVVIQDADTEYDPAEISLLLQKALSAPGCAVFGSRFLKPNPCLYQRFLWGNKVLSAMLSLLFLKRVTDSYTCYKLLPIEIFQSLALRSNGFEMEAEISAKCLKRGIPVIEVPISYHPRTVEEGKKIRFSDAWKGLLMMLRVRLGLL